One stretch of Ornithinimicrobium ciconiae DNA includes these proteins:
- a CDS encoding carboxypeptidase regulatory-like domain-containing protein: MVLHTSWSRLMAFMLGWALVLSLLGAAPGMAASTDSLTGTRVGGPVAATGAELEGESTSLLEGLDVPVADVDPANATTTGPAAEAASERADAIDGSGEAGAGEAAQSPVVSDLTAALLRHPSAAEASTVDPAVSEALAEHGQVTVVIEMTGSADLAELSAAADSAGLEAAREVRDSARSYSVETAERAAAAADTARGHVVVDTLRGTGADQRAALIAELGGAAADAESTEAATAPVDLWIVNSVGATIDAETLAELEAREDVAHVRVEEQVELPEILSEPALPTWSLEKVHAPQTWGEYGYRGAGVTVAVLDTGVDFEHPALHGAYRGNDGDHSSSWFVTTGENYPLPGDGNGHGTHVTGSIAGGAPGEIIGVAPEAEWIGVKILNDAGRGGEVGILNGMQWVLAPGGDPAKAPDIASNSWGSGPGNNRTFWDAVAAWRAAGIVPIFANGNDGPASGTVGNPGGYPHSIGVGATDSNDQVAAFSSRGPVVWDGVEYVKPQVSAPGAAIYSAWPQDSGQDYHTISGTSMATPHVSGVAALVLSAAPGLGVDELQDLLEDTARTEQFMGQLPNNAYGHGIVDSYAATTRAAHAGLITGQVSGPDGPVAATLTIVDGNSTTADPATGDYELYAAAGTQTLRVSAYGYATQEHQVEVSEGGLVELDITLEAVAEATLSGTVTSDGTPVVGAAVQVVGQSGATAYTDDAGDYALTVPHGTHEIRVQATGHRAWTGAVTVEGDVVQDVTLEALPLAGTDTWRELKANPAGHGLADTGLHAPSLRQEWSTRLGAALFNSPVADATSAYVLDNTGRLTAVDLATGQTRWQVPTGGGQRATPAISPDGTTVYVTTGNSATMLALSAADGSTTWSYSFDGDVPTYATPTVVDGTVYVAAGSGDAGSVHAVDAATGERVWRTPIGGGVFFGPSVADGVAVAASTGTGTVVGLDTTTGELLWQRSDTISITLPAIDAGKVYLGTTNPEFTNGTLLALDLQTGAQLWQAEGHGDSQGSSPVLYGDLVILGSHTAGAVSAYDATSGELVWNHFVGSAVTSSVAVTTSGVVLGASQNWGVYALDATSGELLWEDQMPAPVLASTAVSDDAALFLSRDGTLAAYRSSGVITGTVTGPDGPVEATVELVGTDHETTTDPATGDYELRAPAGDYRLRISSYGLSTFSQEITLRPTSDLVVDATLTSVGSGSLSGTVVDEAGEPLEGATITLTGVPLDPATTGADGTFAFEVVADGQWELIAELPGYATVTQDVTITAGENTTVELTLGGFDLAVVADYNGRLSAILRAQGWSVDELTFAQAALAPERYDAIVLNGRSGDYARDNKDALETILTGADAAGTSIIALDSWGAVGGSVDEVLELRDSAGHLESVYGNQGPVWLTDPVEHPITAPIDQTRFQILTDDSHAWLVGYEGGNLATIGNDSDGARGSGIGYERTSTDSVQVLLPSHGASILVGPGVHWTAGAQEIFVAAVEHSLDAEFGTVAATVTGPDGAPLDAELSVVGSFEHADLPGGTGELILPAGTHTLRVSAAGMSASEHEVSVTVGETTTLAVTLEASDAGAIGGTVRDGSGAPIVGAEVSVEGAEPATTGTDGSYLISDLTVGSYTVTASADGFTAESVEDVAVTAGTVTTVDFALVSAPNVAVVGDYSDRLTDLLNAAQIPATAVGWEVMDDLASYDVVILNDPAAIPDLQWLANLAAFDAAGVSVIFPAANSATGTSAVYELSDLTGNPADIVRHGGFNSDPKELTDIVAHPITADLGEEPVIYLNADSDAPHFVDYQGTVLATVGMNGTPAGAGIAYDVRTPESVHVLLSGLFVGAGTETDVEWAPEGRQLFLNAVRYAGDPGLAQVTGSVTDPEGAPVSGAEISVWGQTWSATTGADGQFLIGLPDGDYTVQDSAFGYVTQTQEISVVDGAAQDLTFVLAHGDVGALSGTITGATLPGTGLGTQADGVPLEGAAVRVVGTPLETVTDDTGAYSFGLVELGEQELEIELDGYIRTLHPFEMTAGAHTEDVEILESATVGVVADSTSGVHEGRLTAFLTDWGYEAVDIDWTDPGATAGLDMVLVNDPSYASRDLPAFLDSVNRADLPVVWAGNRDRGAIEEMVSLYGNPQTWVEGSLDGAVTTTVTADHPLTSGLPENFATTDEGRMYGGFTGYTGTTLATIASDDGPAGDSIAFDGRTAGSVDVLLSTNGASSYGAVGTRELPEFYFSTHTSRSLTNALQWALTADGLGSDTRGTVVSSDGHPLEATVTVEETGRTYPAREGDGSYVIPLEPGTWTLTASTFGHDTASSSVTIVEGESVTSQIVLPVSAGGPITGTVSGPDGAPVAGAAVSVAGTEYAATTGADGTFTLPHLPSGDWVVVARAEGLVTDFVDVTVTDGATATAQARLGASKHLALVGDIGNGSMGTFLTDNGYTVDPIAYRDLDTVDVTTGAYDLVFLNGNGVAPTAEVFTAFLEATTAHDVPVVLPSQYNSGSIRHLSSYLGDPASVDNDFEPDAMGLRVGAEHPVFDGYDVGETVTLLSNPGSNQQFQSFAGYTGTVLADTVHPGTGTVFDQAVGYHFASPGSVQLLLGSLGSSSYGSPVNRWTFDAERITLNGVDWALEAQQSSVYGTVTGNGAPVEDAEVTVAGTSARDVTGADGAYEVGVASGEVTLEVTAAGFAPFSATVTVDPQESLLHDIELVPLASSSLTVTVVDDTTGVAVACAVVDIEGPTGASGETGADGTALFDPVLVGDYTVTVRGPRHVEAVVEVTVGEEPATLTVEVSPIQVAVLGDVRGDLTEFLVAEGVASQEISWADAAADVADYGVVVVNGGDAAGDPSEAEFDDLVEAADEAGVDLVFTGTYGVSEGGIRLLEQHGEGVTVGGQGYRDGAVGLTEVADHPIFADLTADALDHIVGDDGYYSWLSAYQGESLGTLTVGGAPVGTAVAFEERTAQSGHLLLSFAAVSDYMGPDRGWTEGTEQVVLNSLDWLLVPTDTTAPTLEWTPEDGTAVLDPEVLVSGTVSDDSPGPVSVTVQGQDVEVGTDGTFELVVPLEEGVNDLTVVATDASGNETAQTRQVAHQDLDVTWQMPDTTSRARAVRVILTDSSGETVLVDGAQLQLRQDGEVVETLPMRSTGAGYLAVVRGVPRGTYELQVALDVDGFEALVLGPELRM, translated from the coding sequence ATGGTGCTGCACACGTCCTGGTCCCGCCTGATGGCCTTCATGCTCGGTTGGGCGCTCGTCCTGAGCCTCCTCGGAGCGGCCCCTGGTATGGCGGCAAGCACCGACTCCCTGACCGGCACCCGGGTCGGGGGACCCGTGGCTGCGACCGGCGCGGAGCTCGAGGGGGAGTCCACCTCCCTGCTGGAGGGACTCGACGTGCCGGTGGCCGACGTGGACCCGGCAAACGCCACGACCACCGGGCCCGCTGCGGAGGCCGCCAGTGAGCGTGCGGACGCCATCGACGGCTCCGGTGAGGCTGGCGCCGGTGAGGCTGCGCAGAGCCCGGTGGTCAGTGACCTGACGGCGGCACTGCTGCGGCACCCGTCGGCTGCAGAGGCGAGCACAGTCGACCCGGCGGTGAGTGAGGCACTGGCCGAGCACGGGCAGGTCACCGTGGTCATCGAGATGACCGGCTCGGCCGACCTCGCCGAGCTCTCCGCCGCGGCGGACAGCGCGGGGCTGGAGGCCGCTCGTGAGGTCCGTGACAGCGCGAGGTCCTACTCGGTGGAGACCGCCGAGCGGGCCGCAGCGGCCGCGGACACCGCCCGCGGACACGTGGTCGTGGACACGCTGCGCGGGACCGGCGCGGACCAGCGTGCGGCACTCATCGCCGAGCTGGGAGGTGCTGCCGCCGATGCCGAGAGCACCGAGGCAGCCACCGCTCCCGTCGACCTCTGGATCGTCAACAGCGTCGGAGCCACCATCGACGCCGAGACCCTCGCCGAGCTCGAGGCCCGCGAGGACGTCGCCCACGTGCGCGTGGAGGAGCAGGTCGAGCTGCCCGAGATCCTCAGCGAGCCGGCCCTGCCGACCTGGTCGCTGGAGAAGGTCCACGCACCGCAGACCTGGGGGGAGTACGGCTATCGCGGTGCGGGCGTCACGGTCGCCGTGCTGGACACCGGCGTCGACTTCGAGCACCCCGCGCTGCACGGCGCCTACCGGGGCAACGACGGCGACCACTCATCCTCCTGGTTCGTCACCACGGGGGAGAACTATCCACTGCCCGGCGACGGCAACGGTCACGGCACCCACGTGACCGGGTCGATCGCCGGCGGTGCACCCGGCGAGATCATCGGGGTGGCCCCGGAGGCCGAGTGGATCGGCGTCAAGATCCTCAACGACGCCGGTCGTGGCGGTGAGGTCGGCATCCTCAACGGCATGCAGTGGGTCCTGGCGCCCGGCGGCGACCCGGCGAAGGCCCCGGACATCGCCAGCAACTCCTGGGGCAGCGGCCCGGGCAACAACCGCACCTTCTGGGACGCGGTCGCCGCTTGGCGCGCGGCCGGCATCGTCCCGATCTTTGCCAACGGCAACGACGGCCCCGCCAGCGGCACGGTCGGCAACCCCGGCGGCTATCCGCACTCGATCGGCGTCGGCGCCACCGACAGCAACGACCAGGTCGCTGCCTTCTCCAGCCGCGGCCCCGTGGTCTGGGACGGCGTGGAATATGTCAAGCCCCAGGTGAGCGCGCCCGGCGCCGCGATCTACTCCGCCTGGCCGCAGGACTCCGGGCAGGACTATCACACGATCTCGGGCACCTCGATGGCCACGCCGCACGTCAGCGGTGTCGCCGCCCTGGTCCTCTCCGCCGCGCCCGGCCTCGGCGTCGACGAGCTGCAGGACCTCCTCGAGGACACCGCCCGCACCGAGCAGTTCATGGGCCAGCTGCCCAACAATGCCTACGGCCACGGCATCGTCGACTCGTATGCCGCCACCACCCGGGCCGCCCACGCCGGCCTGATCACCGGGCAGGTCAGCGGACCCGACGGTCCCGTCGCGGCGACCCTGACCATCGTGGACGGCAACTCCACCACCGCCGACCCCGCCACCGGTGACTACGAGCTGTATGCCGCCGCCGGCACCCAGACCCTGCGGGTCAGCGCCTACGGCTATGCCACCCAGGAGCACCAGGTCGAGGTGAGCGAGGGTGGCCTCGTCGAGCTCGACATCACCCTGGAGGCCGTGGCCGAGGCGACCCTGTCCGGCACGGTGACCTCCGACGGCACCCCGGTTGTCGGCGCGGCCGTCCAGGTGGTCGGGCAGAGCGGCGCCACGGCCTACACCGACGACGCGGGCGACTATGCCCTGACCGTGCCCCACGGCACCCACGAGATCCGGGTTCAGGCCACCGGCCACCGCGCCTGGACCGGTGCGGTCACCGTCGAGGGTGACGTCGTGCAGGACGTGACCCTGGAGGCGCTGCCGCTGGCGGGCACCGACACCTGGCGCGAGCTCAAGGCCAACCCCGCCGGGCACGGCCTGGCCGACACCGGCCTGCACGCGCCCAGCCTGCGACAGGAGTGGAGCACCCGGCTGGGGGCCGCCCTGTTCAACTCCCCGGTCGCCGACGCCACCAGCGCCTACGTGCTGGACAACACCGGCCGGCTGACCGCCGTCGACCTGGCCACGGGGCAGACCCGCTGGCAGGTCCCGACCGGCGGTGGCCAGCGCGCCACCCCGGCGATCTCCCCGGACGGCACGACCGTCTATGTCACGACCGGCAACAGCGCGACGATGCTGGCGCTGAGCGCCGCGGACGGCTCCACCACCTGGAGCTACAGCTTTGACGGTGACGTGCCGACCTATGCCACCCCCACGGTGGTGGACGGCACCGTCTATGTCGCGGCAGGCAGCGGTGACGCGGGCTCTGTGCACGCCGTCGACGCCGCCACCGGCGAGCGGGTCTGGCGCACACCCATCGGCGGGGGCGTCTTCTTCGGACCGTCCGTGGCCGACGGCGTCGCGGTCGCCGCAAGCACCGGCACCGGCACCGTCGTCGGTCTGGACACGACCACTGGCGAGCTGCTGTGGCAGCGCTCGGACACCATCTCCATCACCCTGCCGGCCATCGACGCGGGCAAGGTCTATCTCGGCACCACCAACCCGGAGTTCACCAACGGCACGCTGCTGGCACTGGACCTGCAGACCGGAGCCCAGCTCTGGCAGGCCGAGGGCCACGGCGACAGCCAGGGCAGCAGCCCGGTGCTCTATGGCGACCTGGTGATCCTCGGCTCGCACACCGCGGGTGCGGTCAGCGCCTACGACGCCACCTCCGGTGAGCTGGTCTGGAACCACTTCGTGGGCAGCGCGGTGACCTCCTCGGTCGCGGTCACCACCAGCGGCGTGGTGCTCGGCGCCTCGCAGAACTGGGGCGTTTATGCCCTGGACGCCACCAGCGGCGAACTGCTCTGGGAGGACCAGATGCCCGCCCCGGTGCTGGCCTCCACCGCGGTCAGTGACGACGCCGCCCTGTTCCTGTCCCGCGACGGCACCCTGGCGGCATACCGCTCCTCCGGGGTGATCACCGGCACCGTGACCGGACCGGACGGCCCGGTCGAGGCGACCGTCGAGCTAGTCGGAACCGACCACGAGACCACCACCGACCCGGCGACCGGGGACTACGAACTGCGTGCCCCGGCGGGGGACTACAGGCTGCGGATCAGCAGCTACGGCCTGTCCACGTTCAGCCAGGAGATCACCCTGCGGCCCACCTCCGACCTGGTCGTCGACGCGACCCTGACCTCGGTCGGCTCGGGCTCGTTGAGCGGCACCGTGGTGGACGAGGCCGGTGAGCCGCTGGAGGGGGCCACGATCACGTTGACCGGGGTGCCGCTCGACCCGGCCACCACCGGTGCCGACGGCACCTTCGCCTTCGAGGTCGTCGCCGACGGGCAGTGGGAGCTGATCGCCGAGCTGCCCGGCTATGCGACGGTGACCCAGGACGTCACGATCACGGCGGGGGAGAACACCACCGTGGAACTCACCCTCGGCGGCTTCGACCTGGCGGTCGTCGCCGACTACAACGGCCGGCTGTCCGCCATCCTGCGCGCTCAGGGCTGGAGCGTGGACGAGCTGACCTTCGCCCAGGCCGCCCTGGCGCCGGAGCGCTATGACGCGATCGTGCTCAACGGCCGCAGCGGCGACTATGCCCGCGACAACAAGGACGCCCTCGAGACCATCCTGACCGGCGCCGACGCCGCCGGGACGAGCATCATCGCCCTGGACAGCTGGGGCGCGGTCGGCGGCAGCGTCGACGAGGTCCTCGAGCTGCGTGACAGCGCCGGGCACCTGGAGTCCGTCTATGGCAACCAGGGCCCGGTCTGGCTGACCGACCCCGTCGAGCACCCGATCACCGCGCCGATCGACCAGACCCGCTTCCAGATCCTCACCGACGACAGCCACGCCTGGCTGGTCGGCTACGAGGGCGGCAACCTGGCCACGATCGGCAACGACAGCGACGGGGCACGCGGCTCGGGCATCGGCTACGAGCGCACCTCCACCGACTCCGTGCAGGTCCTGCTGCCCAGCCACGGGGCCAGCATCCTGGTCGGACCGGGTGTGCACTGGACCGCCGGGGCGCAGGAGATCTTCGTCGCCGCGGTCGAGCACTCGCTCGATGCCGAGTTCGGCACCGTCGCGGCCACCGTGACCGGCCCGGACGGCGCCCCGCTGGACGCCGAGCTGTCGGTCGTCGGCTCCTTCGAGCACGCGGACCTGCCGGGTGGGACCGGGGAGCTGATCCTGCCCGCCGGCACCCACACCCTCCGCGTCAGCGCCGCCGGTATGTCGGCCAGCGAGCACGAGGTGTCCGTCACCGTCGGTGAGACCACCACCTTGGCGGTGACCCTGGAGGCCTCCGACGCCGGCGCGATCGGCGGCACCGTCCGCGACGGGTCGGGCGCCCCGATCGTGGGGGCCGAGGTCAGCGTCGAGGGGGCCGAGCCGGCCACGACCGGCACCGACGGCAGCTATCTGATCAGCGACCTCACGGTCGGCAGTTACACGGTGACCGCCTCCGCCGACGGCTTCACCGCCGAGAGCGTCGAGGACGTCGCCGTCACCGCGGGCACCGTCACCACGGTCGACTTCGCGCTGGTCAGCGCCCCCAACGTCGCCGTGGTCGGGGACTACTCCGACCGCCTGACGGACCTCTTGAACGCCGCGCAGATCCCGGCTACCGCGGTGGGCTGGGAGGTGATGGATGACCTCGCGTCATACGACGTGGTGATCCTCAACGACCCGGCGGCCATCCCGGACCTGCAGTGGCTGGCCAACCTGGCGGCCTTCGACGCTGCGGGCGTCAGCGTCATCTTCCCGGCGGCCAACAGCGCGACCGGCACCAGCGCGGTCTACGAGCTGTCCGACCTGACCGGCAACCCCGCCGACATCGTGCGGCACGGCGGCTTCAACAGCGACCCCAAGGAACTGACCGACATCGTCGCCCACCCGATCACCGCCGACCTGGGCGAGGAGCCGGTGATCTATCTCAACGCCGACAGCGACGCGCCCCACTTCGTCGACTACCAGGGCACCGTCCTGGCCACCGTCGGCATGAACGGCACGCCCGCCGGTGCCGGCATCGCCTATGACGTGCGCACGCCCGAGAGCGTCCACGTGCTGCTCAGCGGGCTGTTCGTCGGGGCCGGGACCGAGACCGACGTGGAGTGGGCCCCCGAGGGGCGCCAGCTCTTCCTCAACGCGGTCCGTTATGCCGGCGACCCCGGCCTGGCGCAGGTCACCGGCTCGGTCACCGACCCCGAGGGCGCCCCGGTGTCCGGCGCGGAGATCAGCGTCTGGGGCCAGACCTGGAGCGCCACCACCGGTGCGGACGGGCAGTTCCTGATCGGTCTGCCCGACGGGGACTACACCGTCCAGGACAGCGCCTTCGGCTATGTCACCCAGACGCAGGAGATCTCCGTCGTCGACGGCGCGGCCCAGGACCTGACGTTCGTGCTGGCCCACGGTGACGTCGGGGCGCTCAGCGGCACCATCACCGGTGCCACCCTGCCCGGCACGGGTCTGGGCACCCAGGCCGACGGGGTGCCGCTGGAGGGTGCGGCCGTGCGCGTTGTCGGCACGCCGCTGGAGACCGTGACCGACGACACCGGTGCCTACTCCTTCGGCCTGGTCGAGCTCGGCGAGCAGGAGCTGGAGATCGAGCTCGACGGCTACATCCGGACCCTGCACCCGTTTGAGATGACGGCGGGGGCGCACACCGAGGACGTCGAGATCCTCGAGTCCGCGACGGTCGGTGTGGTCGCCGACTCCACGTCGGGTGTGCACGAGGGCCGGCTCACGGCCTTCCTCACCGACTGGGGTTATGAGGCGGTCGACATCGACTGGACTGACCCGGGCGCCACGGCCGGGCTGGACATGGTGCTGGTCAACGACCCGTCCTACGCCAGCCGCGACCTGCCCGCCTTCCTCGACAGCGTCAACCGCGCCGACCTGCCGGTCGTGTGGGCCGGCAACCGGGACCGCGGCGCGATCGAGGAGATGGTCTCCCTCTATGGCAACCCGCAGACCTGGGTCGAGGGCTCCCTGGACGGTGCCGTCACCACGACCGTCACGGCCGACCATCCGCTGACCAGCGGCCTGCCGGAGAACTTCGCGACCACCGACGAGGGCCGGATGTATGGCGGGTTCACCGGCTACACCGGCACGACGCTGGCCACCATCGCCAGCGACGACGGGCCGGCCGGTGACTCGATCGCCTTCGACGGGCGCACCGCCGGCTCGGTGGACGTCCTGCTGTCCACCAACGGCGCATCCTCCTACGGCGCGGTCGGCACGCGGGAGCTGCCCGAGTTCTACTTCTCGACGCACACCTCCCGCTCGCTGACCAACGCCCTGCAGTGGGCCCTGACGGCCGACGGGCTGGGCTCGGACACCCGCGGGACCGTCGTGTCCTCGGACGGCCACCCGCTGGAGGCCACGGTCACCGTCGAGGAGACGGGACGCACCTACCCGGCGCGGGAGGGAGACGGCAGCTACGTCATACCTCTGGAGCCGGGCACCTGGACGCTGACCGCCTCGACCTTCGGTCACGACACCGCCTCGAGCAGCGTGACCATCGTCGAGGGCGAGTCGGTCACCTCCCAGATCGTCCTGCCGGTCTCGGCCGGCGGGCCGATCACCGGCACGGTCAGCGGGCCGGACGGCGCCCCCGTGGCCGGGGCCGCGGTGTCCGTGGCAGGCACGGAGTATGCCGCCACGACCGGTGCCGACGGGACGTTCACCCTGCCGCACCTGCCGTCCGGCGACTGGGTCGTCGTGGCCCGGGCCGAGGGCCTGGTCACCGACTTCGTCGACGTGACGGTGACCGACGGTGCGACGGCGACCGCGCAGGCCCGGCTGGGTGCCAGCAAGCACCTCGCCCTGGTCGGTGACATCGGCAACGGCTCGATGGGCACCTTCCTGACCGACAACGGCTACACGGTCGACCCGATCGCCTACCGGGACCTGGACACCGTGGATGTCACGACCGGTGCCTACGACCTGGTCTTCCTCAACGGCAATGGTGTCGCACCGACCGCCGAGGTGTTCACCGCCTTCCTGGAGGCCACCACGGCCCACGACGTGCCGGTCGTGCTGCCCTCGCAGTACAACTCCGGCTCGATCCGGCACCTGTCCTCCTACCTGGGCGACCCCGCGTCGGTGGACAACGACTTCGAGCCCGACGCGATGGGTCTGCGGGTGGGTGCCGAGCACCCGGTCTTCGACGGCTATGACGTCGGGGAGACCGTGACGCTGCTGAGCAACCCGGGCAGCAACCAGCAGTTCCAGTCCTTCGCCGGCTACACCGGCACGGTGCTGGCCGACACGGTGCATCCCGGCACCGGGACCGTCTTCGACCAGGCAGTGGGTTACCACTTCGCCTCGCCCGGCTCCGTCCAGCTGTTGCTGGGGAGTCTGGGGTCCAGCTCCTACGGGTCCCCGGTGAACCGGTGGACCTTCGACGCCGAGCGGATCACCCTCAACGGTGTCGACTGGGCGCTGGAGGCCCAGCAGAGCTCGGTCTATGGCACGGTCACCGGCAACGGCGCCCCGGTCGAGGACGCCGAGGTGACCGTGGCCGGGACCAGTGCCCGGGACGTCACCGGAGCAGACGGCGCCTACGAGGTGGGCGTGGCCTCAGGTGAGGTGACCCTCGAGGTGACCGCCGCCGGGTTCGCGCCGTTCAGCGCGACGGTCACCGTCGACCCGCAGGAGAGCCTGCTGCACGACATCGAGCTCGTCCCGTTGGCCTCCTCCAGCCTGACCGTCACGGTCGTGGACGACACGACGGGAGTGGCGGTGGCCTGTGCGGTCGTCGACATCGAGGGCCCGACCGGGGCCTCGGGCGAGACCGGCGCGGACGGCACGGCGCTCTTCGACCCGGTGCTGGTCGGTGACTACACGGTCACCGTCCGCGGGCCGCGCCACGTCGAGGCCGTGGTCGAGGTGACCGTGGGTGAGGAGCCCGCCACCCTGACCGTCGAGGTCTCCCCGATCCAGGTCGCGGTCCTCGGAGACGTGCGCGGCGACCTGACCGAGTTCCTGGTGGCCGAGGGCGTGGCCTCTCAGGAGATCAGCTGGGCCGACGCGGCCGCGGACGTCGCGGACTACGGCGTGGTCGTGGTCAACGGCGGCGACGCTGCTGGGGATCCCAGCGAGGCCGAGTTCGACGACCTGGTCGAGGCCGCCGACGAGGCGGGCGTCGACCTGGTCTTCACCGGCACCTATGGCGTGAGCGAGGGTGGCATCCGGCTGCTGGAGCAGCACGGTGAGGGTGTCACTGTCGGTGGCCAGGGCTACCGTGACGGCGCAGTGGGACTGACTGAGGTGGCCGACCACCCGATCTTCGCCGACCTCACGGCCGATGCCCTCGACCACATCGTGGGTGACGACGGCTACTACAGCTGGCTGTCGGCATACCAGGGGGAGTCGCTGGGGACCCTCACTGTCGGCGGTGCCCCGGTCGGCACCGCCGTGGCCTTTGAGGAGCGGACCGCGCAGAGCGGGCACCTGCTGCTCAGCTTTGCGGCGGTCTCCGACTACATGGGGCCCGACCGCGGCTGGACCGAGGGCACCGAGCAGGTCGTCCTCAACTCCCTGGACTGGCTGCTGGTGCCCACCGACACCACCGCGCCGACGCTGGAGTGGACCCCGGAGGACGGCACCGCGGTGCTCGACCCCGAGGTGCTGGTCAGCGGCACCGTCTCGGACGACTCGCCGGGACCGGTCAGCGTGACCGTCCAGGGGCAGGACGTCGAGGTCGGCACTGATGGGACGTTCGAACTGGTCGTGCCGCTGGAGGAGGGCGTGAACGACCTCACCGTGGTGGCGACGGACGCCTCCGGCAACGAGACCGCGCAGACCCGTCAGGTGGCCCACCAGGACCTCGACGTCACCTGGCAGATGCCGGACACCACCTCCCGGGCCAGGGCGGTGCGGGTGATCCTCACCGACTCCAGCGGCGAGACCGTGCTGGTCGACGGTGCACAGCTGCAGCTGCGGCAGGACGGGGAGGTCGTCGAGACCCTCCCGATGCGCAGCACGGGCGCCGGCTACCTCGCCGTGGTCCGCGGTGTGCCGCGCGGCACCTACGAGTTGCAGGTGGCGCTGGACGTCGACGGTTTCGAGGCACTGGTGCTCGGACCGGAGCTGCGGATGTAG
- a CDS encoding nitrilase-related carbon-nitrogen hydrolase: protein MARVRAAITQTTWTGDKESMLDKHEQFARDAAAQGAQVICFQELFYGPYFGITQDPKYYRYAEPADGPIVQRFADLAKELGLVSVLPIYEEEQTGVYYNTTVVVDADGSVLGKYRKHHLPHLDKFWEKFYFRPGNLGYPVFDTAVGKVGTYICYDRHFPEGWRELGLGGAHLVFNPNATKPGLSNRLWEVEGPCAAVANGYFVLQPNRVGREDNEYGDEAVTFYGTSQVIDPRGNFVGERGSSETEEVLIRDLDLDMVQQMRDDWQFYRDRRPDSYTRIAQP from the coding sequence ATGGCACGCGTGAGAGCAGCAATCACCCAGACCACCTGGACGGGTGACAAGGAGTCGATGCTCGACAAGCACGAGCAGTTCGCCCGCGATGCCGCTGCGCAGGGTGCGCAGGTGATCTGCTTCCAGGAGCTGTTCTACGGCCCCTACTTCGGCATCACCCAGGACCCGAAGTACTACCGCTATGCCGAGCCGGCCGACGGTCCGATCGTGCAGCGCTTCGCCGACCTCGCCAAGGAGCTGGGGCTGGTCTCGGTCCTGCCGATCTACGAGGAGGAGCAGACCGGCGTCTACTACAACACCACCGTGGTGGTCGACGCCGACGGTAGCGTGCTCGGCAAGTACCGCAAGCACCACCTGCCGCACCTGGACAAGTTCTGGGAGAAGTTCTACTTCCGGCCCGGCAACCTCGGCTACCCGGTCTTCGACACCGCGGTCGGCAAGGTCGGGACCTACATCTGTTATGACCGGCACTTCCCCGAGGGCTGGCGCGAGCTCGGCCTGGGCGGCGCCCACCTGGTGTTCAACCCCAATGCGACCAAGCCGGGGCTGAGCAACCGGCTGTGGGAGGTCGAGGGACCGTGCGCGGCGGTGGCCAACGGCTACTTCGTGCTGCAACCCAACCGGGTCGGCCGCGAGGACAACGAGTATGGCGACGAGGCCGTCACCTTCTATGGCACCAGCCAGGTCATTGACCCGCGCGGCAACTTCGTCGGCGAGCGCGGCTCCTCGGAGACCGAGGAGGTGCTGATCCGCGACCTGGACCTGGACATGGTCCAGCAGATGCGCGACGACTGGCAGTTCTACCGGGACCGGCGCCCCGACTCCTACACCCGCATCGCCCAGCCCTGA